The genomic segment CATTCTTCCGGTTTGTGGATGAAAGGCAAATTGAACATTGCTTCCGCCTGTATCAACACCTATTTCACGAAGTATAGCAAAAGAGGCATCACGCATCATTTGATACTCTTTGTCTGTTAATGTCAGTGCTGGAGCTATCGTTATACTATCTCCTGTATGAACGCCCATTGGATCAAGGTTTTCTATGGAACATACTATAATGCAGTTATCGTTTTTATCTCTTATAACCTCCATCTCATACTCTTTCCAACCAAGCAAGCTCTCTTCTATCAAAATTTCGTGTATTGGAGATGCTTCAAGACCAAATAATGCAAGTTCTTTAAACTCATCAATATTATAAGCAACGCCCGAACCAGCACCACCAAGTGTAAAAGATGCTCTGATGATTAGCGGAAAGCCTATTTCGTTAGCAGCATTTATAGCTTCTTCGTAGTTATAGGCATATGCTGACTTTGGCAAATCCATACCAATTTTTTTCATAACTTCTTTAAAAATTTGTCTATCTTCGCCTTTTTTTATGGCTTCTGGATTTGCGCCTAGAAATTTAACATCACCAAGCATATCATTCTCATAAAGTTCCATAGCAACATTTAAAGCTACTTGTCCGCCCATAGTTGGCAAAATAGCATCAACTTTTTCTTTTAAGATGATATTTTTTATGCTCTCTTTTGTTATAGGTTCTATATATGTAGCATCAGCAAAGTCAGGATCGGTCATAATAGTAGCTGGATTTGAGTTTATCAAAACGACACGGTAACCAAGCTCTTTTAATGTCTTAGCAGCTTGTGTGCCGGAATAATCAAACTCACAAGCTTGACCTATAACAATTGGGCCTGAGCCTATTAGTAAAACACTCTTGATATCATCTCTTTTTGGCATTATTTTTCCTTTATAACAACATATAAATAGCTTGGTATATTAACCTTAACATAAGGTTCTACGATGGCACTCTGATAAGAACTTTCTTCATAAATTTTGGTTATTTTTCCGACGGGAACACCACTAAAAAATATACCATCAAGCCCACTTGTAAAAACCTCATCTCCAACTTTTAAAGAAAGCCACTGAGGTATATACTTAATAATTATTCCATGTTTGTTACCGTGAGCAACACCAGGTATCTTTTCATCTCCTATATATACAGAAAATATGCTTTTTGGATCATTTTGCAATAAAGCCATAGGTTTATTTTCTTTTGGAACAACTATACCAGCACTTCTGCCTTGATACATAAGCCCATAAATTTTTGAAGAATTATAATCTCTAAATCTGCTAATCCAAATTTTATTATAATCACTTATATTTACATAACTCAAACTCTTAACTAAAGCGACTTTAGGCATATAAGAACTTGATTTTTTATCTTGTAAAATTTGATTTAATTCGTTTGCAAAAGTTGATAGCAAGGTTGCTGAATGCTCAAGCTCTAAATTTTGAGTTCTTAGGGTTTGGATTTCATCAACCTGTCTAAAATGTTCGTTTATCTTATCTTTAATAGTCTTTGTAATATCAATATAGACATTAACAACAAAATTGCTCAAGCCAACAGAAACACTGCTTATGCTTGAACCTTTTTTTATTGAAAATACAACCAATAAAGCAATAAAGATAAAAAAAATAATCTTAGTCTTCATTGGTTAACTGTTGAAGCAGTCCTATCTCCCCTAAAGCTTTACCTGTCCCCATAGCAACTGCTAAAAGTGGCTCATCTGCTATACTAACAGGAAGTTTGACTATATCAGATAGATACCTATCAAGTCCTCTTATCAAAGCACCGCCCCCAGTTAAAACTATACCATTTTCAACAATATCCCCAGCTAAATCAGGTGGCATCATTTCAAGAACTGTCTTTAAAGCATCTGCTATCTCTTTTAGCGGCTCTCTCATAGCTTCTCTTACATCTTCACTTGTAAGCTCTATCCTACTTAACAAACCAGTCATTTGGTCTCTGCCCTTTACGACAATATTAAGTTCTCTTTCAAGCTGAACAGCTGAGCCTATACTTATTTTTATATCTTCGCCAGTTCTTTCGCCGATTAATAAATTATATTTTTCTTTTATATAATTTACAATGCTAGCGTCCATCTTATCTCCAGCTGTTCTTATTGATTTGCTAATAACTAAACCACCAAGCGAAACAACTCCTATCTCGGTAGTCCCCCCGCCTATATCAACAATAAGACTTCCTTGTGGCTCTTTTATGGGTAAATTTGCGCCTATTGCTGCAGCCATTGGTTCTTCTATCAAAAAAACCTCTCTTGCACCAGCACTTAATGCACTCTCTCTAACGGCCTTTCTTTCAACCTGAGTAAGTCCATAAGGAACAGATATAATAATACGAGGTCTTAAAAAACTCTTTCTTTTGTGCGTCTTTTCTATAAAATATCTAATCATTTTTTCAGTCATATCAAAATCAGCAATAACACCATCTCTCATAGGTCTTATTGCCTCAATATCGCCTGGGGTTTTTCCAACCATCTCTTTTGCAGCATGACCTACAGCTAATATTTTTTGCTTGCCATATCTCTCTCTTTGAACTGCAACAACTGATGGTTCGTTTATGATTATTCCTTTGTCTTTAACAAGCACTAAAGTATTTGCAGTGCCTAAATCTATACCCATATCACTTGAAAAAAAACCAATTAATTGATCTAAAATCATCTGTTTCCTTTTTATTCCACACTTTTATTTTGCTTTATAAGCAAAGGCTTTTCGCCATTTTTAACAACATCTTTTGATATAACAATCTCGTATCCAAAAAGCTCTGGCAAATCATACATTAAATCCATCATAAGCTCTTCCATTATACTTCTAAGACCCCTAGCTCCGGTCTTTCTCTCTATAGCAAGAGATGCAACCTCAGCCAAAGCCTCATCATCAAATTTCAAACTAGCACCATCTATGGCAAATAGTTTTTCATATTGTTTTAAAATAGAGTTTTTAGGCTCTGTTAAAATTTTAACCATATCTTCTTTTGTGATTTCATTTAATGTAGCG from the Campylobacter pinnipediorum subsp. pinnipediorum genome contains:
- the mreC gene encoding rod shape-determining protein MreC — its product is MKTKIIFFIFIALLVVFSIKKGSSISSVSVGLSNFVVNVYIDITKTIKDKINEHFRQVDEIQTLRTQNLELEHSATLLSTFANELNQILQDKKSSSYMPKVALVKSLSYVNISDYNKIWISRFRDYNSSKIYGLMYQGRSAGIVVPKENKPMALLQNDPKSIFSVYIGDEKIPGVAHGNKHGIIIKYIPQWLSLKVGDEVFTSGLDGIFFSGVPVGKITKIYEESSYQSAIVEPYVKVNIPSYLYVVIKEK
- a CDS encoding rod shape-determining protein codes for the protein MILDQLIGFFSSDMGIDLGTANTLVLVKDKGIIINEPSVVAVQRERYGKQKILAVGHAAKEMVGKTPGDIEAIRPMRDGVIADFDMTEKMIRYFIEKTHKRKSFLRPRIIISVPYGLTQVERKAVRESALSAGAREVFLIEEPMAAAIGANLPIKEPQGSLIVDIGGGTTEIGVVSLGGLVISKSIRTAGDKMDASIVNYIKEKYNLLIGERTGEDIKISIGSAVQLERELNIVVKGRDQMTGLLSRIELTSEDVREAMREPLKEIADALKTVLEMMPPDLAGDIVENGIVLTGGGALIRGLDRYLSDIVKLPVSIADEPLLAVAMGTGKALGEIGLLQQLTNED